The following are from one region of the Lepeophtheirus salmonis chromosome 8, UVic_Lsal_1.4, whole genome shotgun sequence genome:
- the LOC121122660 gene encoding C-type mannose receptor 2, whose amino-acid sequence MSKKSGVIFISFFVILAFIAGIVGVVLLVKSRHGNTEPHPDNLKCEEPYTLDPSSNKCFKLMSAVITRSKEFGLELCHQINGNIIEILDEKTQEGVINFMKHEEVDIWLGVTFNPRSGQWYWPIANQIAKYKNWDSQQKDEGIPMSCAIAKHENNYAWTDSDCVIKDEIYVLCEDEAIII is encoded by the exons ATGTCTAAAAAAAGTggagttatttttataagttttttcgTGATCCTGGCTTTCATAGCTGGGATTGTAGGGGTTGTACTATTGGTGAAAAGCCGGCATG GAAATACGGAGCCTCATCCAGATAACTTGAAATGTGAGGAGCCCTATACTTTAGATCCGAGTTCCAATAAGTGTTTTAAATTGATGTCCGCTGTGATTACTCGAAGTAAAGAATTTGGACTGGAGCTATGTCAtcaaataaatggaaatataattgaaattctaGATGAAAAGACGCAGGAGGGAGTCATTAACTTTATGAAGCATGAAGAGGTGGATATTTGGCTAGGGGTCACTTTTAATCCTAGA AGTGGGCAATGGTATTGGCCCATTGCAAATCAGATcgccaaatataaaaattgggaTAGTCAACAAAAGGATGAGGGTATTCCCATGAGTTGTGCAATTGCAAAGCATGAGAATAACTATGCATGGACTGACTCGGATTGCGTGATAAAAgatgaaatatatgtactatgtGAAGACGAGGctattattatctaa
- the LOC121122659 gene encoding DNA polymerase beta — protein sequence MSKRKVSPTKSSINNLNADFCELLNELATFEQNVNGNKFKSNAYRKAANVLSKHSTRITSGDEARKLDGIGAKIALKIDEFIETGNLRKLDNIRTDDKANAINLLTRVIGIGPVKARELVENEGIRTVEDLRKIEEKLTNAQKTYTMTICGSYRRGLPTSGDVDVLLTHDSFTSSSTNDSQKKGHHLAKVVSSLQKAKFITDTLSHGPTKFMGVCRLTSDSKYRRLDILLLPKDQYYCGVLYFTGSDMFNKKMRAHALEKGFTLNEHSLRPIDEAQLPLDPLPVSSEEDIFDYISFDYKDPEERSL from the exons ATGAGCAAACGTAAAGTATCTCCAACTAAATcttctattaataatttaaatgcagatttttgtgaattgctaaaTGAATTAGCAACTTTTGAGCAAAATGTTAatggaaacaaatttaaatcgAATGCCTATCGTAAAGCAGCGAATGTATTGTCAAAACATTCAACTCGGATCACCTCTGGAGATGAGGCAAGGAAGTTGGATGGTATCGGAGCTAAGATTGCGTTAAAAATTGACGAATTTATTGAAACTGGTAACTTGAGAAAGTTGGATAATATCCGTACAG ATGACAAAGCTAATGCAATCAATCTATTGACTCGTGTAATTGGGATTGGTCCTGTCAAAGCCAGGGAATTGGTGGAAAATGAAGGTATTCGTACAGTTGAAGATCTTCGTAAAATAGAAGAAAAGTTGACTAATGCACAGAAG acatatacAATGACCATCTGCGGATCCTATCGAAGAGGCCTCCCCACGAGTGGAGACGTCGACGTTCTCCTCACACACGATTCATTTACTTCATCTTCCACTAACGATTCTCAAAAGAAAGGACATCACCTAGCCAAAGTCGTTAGTTCCCTTCAAAAAGCCAAGTTTATAACAGATACCCTTTCGCATGGTCCTACAAAATTTATGGGCGTTTGTCGTCTCACATCAGATTCGAAATATCGTCGACTTGACATTTTATTACTCCCAAAGGATCAATACTATTGCGGAGTGCTATATTTTACAGGGAGTGACATGTTCAATAAGAAGATGAGAGCCCATGCCTTGGAAAAGGGATTCACTCTGAATGAACATAGTCTCAGACCCATAGATGAGGCTCAGCTTCCCCTCGATCCACTTCCCGTTAGTTCAGAGGAAGATATATTCGACTACATCAGCTTTGACTACAAAGACCCAGAGGAGAGAtccctttaa